One window of Balearica regulorum gibbericeps isolate bBalReg1 chromosome 10, bBalReg1.pri, whole genome shotgun sequence genomic DNA carries:
- the BARX1 gene encoding homeobox protein BarH-like 1, producing MQHPLELGAAHYFPAEAFPDHRSHRYRSFMIEEILTDPPDAKGAAPAGELLKFGVQALLSARPYHNHLAVLKAEPAAVFKFPLAPLGCSGLGSALLAAGSGLQGGSASPHLPLELHLRGKLEPGPPEPGSKAKKGRRSRTVFTELQLMGLEKRFEKQKYLSTPDRIDLAESLGLSQLQVKTWYQNRRMKWKKIVLQGGGLESPTKPKGRPKKNSIPSSEQLSEQERARDAEKPPESLGSPAEVSQEE from the exons ATGCAGCACCCGCTGGAGCTGGGGGCCGCGCACTACTTCCCGGCCGAAGCCTTCCCCGACCACCGCTCGCACCGCTACCGCAGCTTCATGATCGAGGAGATCCTCACCGACCCCCCGGACGCCAAGGGGGCCGCGCCGGCCGGGGAGCTGCTCAAGTTCGGGGTGCAGGCGCTGCTCTCCGCCCGGCCCTACCACAACCACCTCG CGGTGCTGAAGGCGGAACCGGCCGCCGTGTTCAAGTTCCCGCTGGCTCCTTTGGGCTGCTCGGGGCTGGGCTCGGCGCTGCTGGCCGCCGGCTCGGGGCTGCAGGGCGGCTCCGCCTCGCCCCATCTCCCGCTGGAGCTGCACCTCCGCGGCAAGCTGGAGCCGGGCCCCCCGGAGCCGGGCAGCAAGGCCAAGAAGGGCCGCCGCAGCCGCACCGTCTTCACCGAGCTGCAGCTCATGGGGCTGGAGAAGCGCTTCGAGAAGCAGAAATACCTCTCTACGCCCGACAG AATAGACCTGGCCGAATCGCTGGGGCTCAGCCAGCTCCAGGTGAAAACCTGGTACCAGAACAGGCGcatgaaatggaagaaaata GTGTTGCAGGGAGGCGGCCTGGAGTCCCCCACCAAGCCCAAGGGCCGCCCCAAGAAGAactccatccccagcagcgaGCAGCTCTCGGAGCAGGAGCGAGCCCGGGACGCCGAGAAGCCCCCCGAGAGCCTGGGCTCGCCGGCCGAGGTCAGCCAGGAGGAGTGA